The Urbifossiella limnaea genome has a window encoding:
- a CDS encoding DUF6932 family protein, whose product MGLPAFNADGDLPPGVYLVTLADALARFGRGSAQRQVVAGRLARIHGLAASTGRLARFVVFGSFVTAKPDPRDVDVVLLMDDGFDVTATADDVAAVFDHAEADARLGASVFWATRSGAFGGEQAMIEYWQTRRDGRLRGILEIVPEQS is encoded by the coding sequence ATGGGACTACCGGCGTTCAACGCGGACGGCGACCTGCCTCCGGGCGTGTACCTGGTGACGCTCGCCGACGCCCTTGCCCGCTTCGGCCGCGGGTCGGCACAGCGGCAGGTGGTCGCCGGCCGGCTCGCCAGGATTCACGGCCTCGCCGCCTCCACCGGCCGCCTGGCCCGGTTCGTCGTGTTCGGGTCGTTCGTGACCGCCAAGCCCGACCCGCGGGACGTGGACGTCGTGCTGCTCATGGACGACGGCTTCGACGTGACCGCCACGGCCGACGACGTGGCCGCGGTGTTCGACCACGCCGAGGCCGACGCCCGGCTCGGTGCGAGCGTGTTTTGGGCCACGCGGTCCGGGGCGTTCGGCGGCGAGCAGGCCATGATCGAGTACTGGCAGACCCGCCGCGATGGCCGCCTGCGCGGTATCCTGGAAATCGTCCCGGAGCAGTCATGA
- a CDS encoding serine/threonine-protein kinase has translation MPNDPPAAPPAAGLTARTPDPDVTTRRGDSLPPVVLPPPTGGRYVLGAEIARGGMGAVYRATDTALGREVAVKLLQEQFGPDSGTARRFADEAHIAGQLQHPGIPPVHDFGTLPDGRPFLAMKLIKGDTLDDLLRTRRDPGDDRGRFVAVFEAVCQAVGYAHAHDVIHRDLKPANVMVGAFGEVQVMDWGLAKVLRPGTAADGTVADAAATAPNTEVRSLRDSDIERTQAGAVMGTPAYMPPEQAAGAAHKVTPRSDVFGLGAVLAVILTGRPPFEAGSAETTRVKAAQGDVADCLSRLDDCGAEPELVALCKRCLSPKPADRPATAGEVAREVADFRADAEARARQAELDRVKAEGERATAEAKAAAEAVTRREAEARAAEQRKRRRVQLWLAAAVVLLVTGAGGVAVWRVDEDGRRRTAAARSADAVNDLLDRTKAALEAGEAARAAPLLAQAERRAADDAVTDHADRLAAYARDLAMLRALDGVNDYRWTPHDSKNFPPPERVAERWAETFAGYGIVPGTTPPAEAATRINDSPIRTALVAGLDGWLALAQSAAVCDLLAAADPHPFRDEVRRLLAAGDAIALKALAGRGEWATQPSGLVVAYGGSRAVPAAAGRELLLRLAVARRTDFPLLMQLGARYPIARTEGSGERAQYFQAAAALRPENAAVLNNLGVALRNRKDLEGAAAAYREAIRLDPNYALPHNNLGLVLVDWKDLEGAAAAYREAIRLDPNFAAPHHNLGLVLYDRKDLEGAAVAYREAIRLDPNAADPHTGLGNVLRGRKDLEGAAAAYREAIRLDPKDALPHNGLGNVLVDRKDLEGAAAAFREAIRLDPNFALPHNGLGNVLVNRRDLEGAAAAYREAIRLDPNFATPHYNLGLVLRGRKDLEGAAAAFREAIRLDPNAADPHNGLGNVLRGRKDLEGAAAAYREAIRLDPKDALPHNILGLIYEEQLRLDQAEAAYREAVRLNPQFAVARANLGVVLRKQARHADAIAAYRAALAIQPYIGYAHEGLDYCQRVLRGEVPTAPPPRAVGR, from the coding sequence ATGCCCAACGACCCGCCGGCCGCCCCGCCCGCCGCCGGCCTCACCGCGCGAACGCCCGACCCGGACGTTACCACCCGCCGCGGCGACTCGCTCCCGCCCGTCGTGCTCCCGCCGCCGACTGGAGGGCGGTACGTCCTCGGCGCCGAGATCGCCCGCGGCGGCATGGGCGCCGTCTACCGGGCCACCGACACGGCGCTGGGCCGCGAGGTGGCGGTGAAGCTGCTCCAGGAGCAGTTCGGCCCGGACAGCGGCACCGCCCGCCGGTTCGCCGACGAGGCCCACATCGCCGGCCAGCTCCAGCATCCGGGCATCCCGCCGGTCCATGACTTCGGTACCCTCCCCGACGGCCGGCCGTTCCTGGCGATGAAGCTCATCAAGGGCGACACCCTCGACGATCTGCTGCGCACCCGCCGCGACCCGGGCGACGACCGAGGGCGGTTCGTGGCGGTGTTCGAGGCGGTGTGCCAGGCGGTCGGGTACGCCCACGCCCACGACGTGATCCACCGCGACCTGAAGCCGGCGAACGTGATGGTCGGCGCGTTCGGCGAGGTCCAGGTGATGGACTGGGGGCTGGCGAAGGTGCTGCGCCCCGGTACCGCCGCCGACGGCACAGTCGCCGATGCCGCCGCCACCGCGCCGAACACCGAGGTGCGTTCCTTGCGCGACTCGGACATCGAGCGCACGCAAGCGGGGGCGGTGATGGGGACGCCGGCGTACATGCCGCCGGAGCAGGCGGCGGGTGCGGCGCACAAGGTGACGCCGCGGAGCGACGTGTTCGGCCTCGGCGCTGTGCTGGCGGTGATCCTGACGGGTCGGCCGCCGTTCGAGGCGGGGTCGGCCGAGACGACGCGGGTGAAGGCGGCGCAGGGGGACGTGGCCGACTGCCTGTCGCGGCTGGACGATTGCGGGGCGGAGCCGGAACTGGTGGCGCTGTGCAAGCGGTGCCTGAGCCCGAAGCCGGCCGATCGCCCCGCAACCGCCGGGGAGGTGGCCCGGGAGGTCGCGGACTTCCGGGCGGACGCCGAGGCGCGGGCGCGACAGGCGGAGCTCGACCGGGTGAAGGCCGAGGGGGAGCGGGCGACGGCCGAGGCGAAGGCGGCGGCGGAGGCGGTCACCCGCCGCGAGGCGGAGGCGCGGGCCGCGGAGCAGCGGAAGCGGCGGCGGGTGCAGCTCTGGCTGGCGGCGGCGGTGGTGCTGCTGGTGACCGGGGCCGGCGGCGTGGCGGTGTGGCGCGTGGACGAGGACGGGAGGAGGCGGACCGCCGCGGCGCGGTCCGCGGACGCGGTGAACGACCTGCTGGACCGGACGAAGGCGGCGCTGGAGGCGGGCGAGGCCGCCCGCGCCGCCCCGCTGCTCGCCCAGGCGGAGCGCCGCGCCGCCGACGACGCCGTGACCGACCACGCCGACCGGCTGGCGGCCTACGCCCGCGACCTGGCGATGCTCCGCGCCCTGGACGGGGTGAACGACTACCGCTGGACGCCGCACGACTCGAAGAACTTCCCGCCGCCGGAGCGGGTGGCGGAGCGGTGGGCGGAGACGTTCGCCGGGTACGGGATTGTCCCGGGCACGACCCCGCCGGCCGAGGCCGCCACACGCATCAACGACTCTCCCATCCGGACGGCGCTGGTGGCGGGCCTGGACGGGTGGCTGGCCTTGGCGCAGTCGGCGGCGGTCTGCGATCTGCTGGCCGCGGCCGACCCGCACCCGTTCCGGGACGAGGTGAGGCGGCTCCTGGCGGCCGGAGACGCGATCGCGCTGAAGGCTCTGGCCGGGCGGGGAGAGTGGGCGACGCAGCCGTCGGGGCTGGTGGTGGCGTACGGCGGCTCCCGGGCGGTGCCGGCCGCCGCCGGGCGGGAGCTCCTGCTTCGGTTGGCGGTCGCGCGGCGGACGGATTTCCCGCTGCTGATGCAGCTAGGGGCGAGGTACCCGATCGCCCGCACGGAAGGGTCTGGCGAGCGAGCCCAATATTTCCAGGCTGCGGCGGCGCTCCGCCCCGAGAATGCGGCCGTGCTCAACAACCTGGGGGTCGCCCTCCGCAACCGGAAGGACCTGGAGGGGGCGGCGGCGGCGTACCGGGAGGCCATCCGCCTCGACCCCAACTACGCCCTCCCGCACAACAACCTGGGGCTCGTGCTCGTCGACTGGAAGGACCTGGAGGGTGCGGCGGCGGCGTACCGGGAGGCCATCCGCCTCGACCCCAACTTCGCCGCACCACACCACAACCTGGGGCTCGTGCTCTACGACCGGAAGGACCTGGAGGGGGCGGCGGTGGCGTACCGGGAGGCCATCCGCCTCGACCCCAACGCCGCCGACCCGCACACCGGCCTGGGGAACGTGCTCCGCGGCCGGAAGGACCTGGAGGGTGCTGCGGCGGCGTACCGCGAGGCCATCCGCCTCGACCCCAAGGACGCCCTCCCGCACAACGGCCTGGGGAATGTGCTCGTCGACCGGAAGGACCTGGAGGGTGCGGCGGCGGCGTTCCGCGAGGCCATCCGCCTCGACCCCAACTTCGCCCTCCCGCACAACGGCCTGGGGAACGTGCTCGTCAACCGGAGGGACCTGGAGGGTGCGGCGGCGGCGTACCGGGAGGCCATCCGCCTCGACCCCAACTTCGCCACACCACACTACAACCTGGGGCTCGTGCTCCGCGGCCGGAAGGACCTGGAGGGTGCTGCGGCGGCGTTCCGCGAGGCCATCCGCCTCGACCCCAACGCCGCCGACCCGCACAACGGCCTGGGGAACGTGCTCCGCGGCCGGAAGGACCTGGAGGGTGCTGCGGCGGCGTACCGCGAGGCCATCCGCCTCGACCCCAAGGACGCCCTCCCGCACAACATCTTGGGGCTGATCTACGAAGAACAACTCCGGCTGGATCAGGCCGAGGCGGCGTACCGGGAGGCGGTGCGGCTGAACCCCCAGTTCGCCGTCGCCCGCGCCAACCTCGGCGTCGTGCTCCGCAAGCAGGCCCGTCACGCCGACGCCATCGCCGCCTACCGCGCCGCGCTCGCCATCCAGCCGTACATCGGATACGCCCATGAGGGGCTCGACTACTGCCAGCGCGTCCTCCGCGGGGAGGTGCCGACCGCCCCGCCGCCGCGGGCGGTGGGGCGGTAG
- a CDS encoding DUF1501 domain-containing protein, with translation MYPAALQARRDFLATSANGVGLLALASLLTDDGRLAAAPLAPHFAPKAKNCICIYLEGAPSQLDLFDPKPRLNQLHGQKLPESLTRNVRFAFLQKDTATVMGSPRRWTRHGQCGMELSELLPHLGSVADDICLIRSMHTEAFNHHPGQLLMNTGSTSFGRPSLGAWLTYGLGSESRNLPGYVVLNAGRGTSGGTSNWGSGFLPSTHAGTLFRNHGDPVLNLGNPPGVSDEIQQRTIEAVRDLNGTRAAAVGDPEVNARTAAYELAFRMQAAAPELIDLSKESQRTLDAYGLDRREPDVKADRGGGRGQYRQFAANCLLARRLVERGVRFVSLFHASWDHHSNLEVELPFNCGMADQPVAALIKDLKQRGLLDTTLVLWLSEFGRTPLGENRAGRPGVTGRDHHPFAFSVWAAGGGIKGGQVIGETDEIGWTVTKDPVHINDLHATLLHLFGLDHLRLTYRFQGRDFRLTDVGGKVVTKLLA, from the coding sequence ATGTACCCCGCCGCGCTCCAGGCCCGCCGCGACTTCCTCGCCACCAGCGCCAACGGCGTCGGGCTGCTGGCTCTCGCGTCGCTGCTGACGGACGACGGCCGCCTCGCCGCCGCGCCGCTCGCCCCGCACTTCGCGCCGAAGGCCAAGAACTGCATTTGCATCTACCTCGAAGGCGCCCCCAGCCAGCTCGACCTGTTCGACCCCAAGCCGCGGCTCAACCAGCTCCACGGCCAGAAGCTGCCGGAGTCGCTCACCCGCAACGTGCGGTTCGCGTTCCTCCAGAAGGACACCGCCACCGTCATGGGGAGCCCGCGGCGGTGGACGCGCCACGGGCAGTGCGGCATGGAACTGTCCGAACTGCTGCCGCACCTCGGCTCCGTCGCCGACGACATCTGCTTGATCCGCTCGATGCACACGGAGGCGTTCAACCACCACCCCGGCCAGCTGCTGATGAACACCGGCAGCACGTCCTTCGGCCGGCCGAGCCTGGGGGCGTGGCTCACCTACGGCCTCGGCAGCGAGAGCCGCAACCTGCCGGGGTACGTGGTGCTGAACGCCGGCCGCGGCACGAGCGGCGGCACGAGCAACTGGGGCAGCGGCTTCCTGCCGAGCACGCACGCCGGCACGCTGTTCCGCAACCACGGCGACCCGGTGCTGAACCTCGGCAACCCGCCCGGCGTGTCCGACGAGATTCAGCAGCGCACCATCGAGGCGGTGCGCGACCTGAACGGCACCCGCGCCGCGGCGGTCGGCGACCCGGAGGTGAACGCCCGCACCGCCGCCTACGAACTCGCGTTCCGCATGCAGGCCGCGGCGCCGGAGCTCATCGACCTGTCGAAGGAGTCGCAGCGGACGCTCGACGCCTACGGCCTCGACCGCCGCGAGCCGGACGTGAAGGCCGACCGCGGCGGCGGCCGCGGGCAGTACCGCCAGTTCGCCGCGAACTGCCTGCTGGCCCGCCGGCTGGTCGAGCGCGGGGTGCGGTTCGTGTCGCTGTTCCACGCCAGCTGGGACCACCACTCCAACCTCGAAGTGGAGCTGCCGTTCAACTGCGGCATGGCGGATCAGCCCGTGGCGGCGTTGATCAAGGACTTGAAGCAGCGCGGCCTGCTGGACACGACGCTGGTGCTGTGGCTGAGCGAGTTCGGGCGGACGCCGCTGGGCGAGAACCGCGCCGGCCGGCCGGGCGTGACCGGCCGCGACCACCACCCGTTCGCGTTCTCGGTGTGGGCCGCCGGCGGCGGCATCAAGGGCGGGCAGGTGATCGGCGAGACGGACGAGATCGGCTGGACCGTGACGAAAGACCCGGTTCACATCAACGACCTGCACGCGACGCTGCTGCACCTGTTCGGGCTGGACCACCTGCGGCTGACGTACCGCTTCCAGGGCCGCGACTTCCGCCTGACGGACGTGGGCGGCAAGGTGGTGACGAAGCTGCTGGCGTGA
- a CDS encoding FG-GAP-like repeat-containing protein — MRNRTDSPPRARLTLEHLEARDTPAFVVQIDYSLDALGFFADPTRRAVLERAVNDVAANLSANLPALTPGNGNTWDATFFNPATGREVRVSNRTIPANTIVLYAGGRDLVGAEAGLGGYGGYAAGGSQAWFDLIRSRGPGFTLWGGALAFDTAGTNWYFGTSAAGIGRSQVDFYSVAAHEFGHALGLGTAPTWTSQVRNGAFVGPQASALYGGPVPLAGTSHWADGISVGGQVVALDPTATLGGRVTFSALDYAALRDVGWNASAAAPPPAAPSPPPFVPVPLNNPRTAPAPVVLTGPADGTGRAYTLSADGFLRPAGDAVPAFPGYAGVTRGVAADFTGDGVEDLAFGTGPGAAAGVRIVNGATGADVASGVVLDGFGGGVFLAAADVDRDGRAELAVSADAGGGTRVSVYKVTGGRLVPLADFLAFGDPGFRGGSRVAMADMNRDGAAELIVGAGLGGGPRVAVYDGAALARGQAARLVPDFFALDPALRSGVYVAAADLDGDGRGDVIYSTGVTGGPRVRVVSGALLIANPGADMAALPALADFFTWDSRDRKGLRVAARDLDGDGKAELIAASADPANPFVRVIPLGQLGNPTGPLQNPLGTGVTLDGVYPG, encoded by the coding sequence ATGCGGAACCGGACCGACTCGCCCCCGCGCGCCCGGCTGACACTCGAACACCTCGAAGCCCGCGACACCCCCGCCTTCGTCGTCCAGATCGACTACTCGCTCGACGCCCTCGGCTTCTTCGCCGACCCGACCCGCCGCGCCGTCCTCGAGCGCGCCGTCAACGACGTGGCCGCCAACCTCAGCGCCAACCTCCCCGCCCTCACCCCCGGCAACGGCAACACCTGGGACGCGACGTTCTTCAACCCCGCCACCGGCCGGGAGGTCCGCGTCTCCAACCGGACCATCCCGGCGAACACCATCGTCCTGTACGCCGGCGGCCGCGACCTGGTGGGCGCCGAGGCCGGCCTCGGCGGGTACGGCGGGTACGCCGCCGGCGGGTCGCAGGCGTGGTTCGACCTGATCCGCTCGCGCGGCCCCGGCTTCACCCTGTGGGGCGGCGCGCTGGCGTTTGACACCGCCGGCACCAACTGGTACTTCGGCACGAGCGCCGCCGGCATCGGCCGCAGCCAGGTGGACTTCTATTCAGTAGCGGCGCACGAGTTCGGCCACGCCCTCGGCCTCGGCACCGCCCCGACGTGGACGTCGCAGGTCCGCAACGGGGCGTTCGTCGGCCCGCAGGCGTCGGCGCTGTACGGCGGCCCGGTGCCGCTGGCCGGCACGTCCCACTGGGCCGACGGCATCAGCGTCGGCGGGCAGGTGGTGGCGCTGGACCCGACGGCCACGCTCGGCGGGCGGGTGACGTTCTCGGCGCTGGACTACGCCGCCCTGCGTGACGTCGGGTGGAACGCGTCCGCGGCCGCGCCGCCGCCGGCCGCGCCGTCGCCGCCGCCGTTCGTGCCGGTGCCGCTCAACAACCCCAGGACGGCCCCGGCCCCGGTGGTGCTGACCGGCCCGGCCGACGGCACCGGCCGCGCCTACACCCTGAGCGCCGACGGCTTCCTCCGCCCGGCCGGCGACGCCGTCCCGGCCTTCCCCGGGTACGCCGGCGTCACCCGCGGCGTGGCCGCCGACTTCACCGGCGACGGCGTCGAAGACCTGGCGTTCGGCACCGGCCCCGGGGCCGCCGCGGGCGTGCGGATCGTGAACGGCGCGACCGGCGCCGACGTGGCGTCGGGGGTGGTGCTGGACGGGTTCGGCGGGGGCGTGTTCCTGGCCGCGGCCGACGTGGACCGCGACGGCCGGGCCGAGCTCGCCGTGTCGGCGGACGCGGGCGGCGGCACCCGGGTGAGCGTGTACAAGGTGACCGGCGGCCGGCTCGTCCCGCTGGCCGACTTCCTGGCGTTCGGCGACCCCGGCTTCCGCGGCGGCAGCCGGGTGGCGATGGCCGACATGAACCGCGACGGGGCGGCCGAGCTGATCGTCGGCGCCGGCCTCGGCGGCGGCCCGCGGGTGGCGGTGTACGACGGCGCGGCGCTGGCCCGCGGCCAGGCGGCGCGGCTGGTCCCCGACTTCTTCGCGCTCGACCCGGCGCTCCGCAGCGGCGTGTACGTGGCGGCCGCGGACCTCGACGGCGACGGCCGCGGCGACGTGATCTACAGCACCGGCGTGACCGGCGGCCCGCGGGTGCGGGTCGTGAGCGGGGCGCTGCTGATCGCCAACCCGGGCGCCGACATGGCGGCGCTGCCGGCGCTGGCCGACTTCTTCACCTGGGACTCGCGCGACCGCAAGGGGCTGCGGGTGGCGGCCCGCGACCTCGACGGCGACGGCAAGGCCGAGCTGATCGCGGCGTCGGCCGACCCGGCGAACCCGTTCGTGCGGGTGATCCCGCTGGGGCAGCTCGGCAACCCGACGGGGCCGCTGCAGAACCCGCTCGGCACCGGCGTGACGCTCGACGGCGTCTACCCGGGCTGA
- a CDS encoding HNH endonuclease — MSVVSDAVRAAVVARAGDRCEYCRLPTRGQVATFPVDHVRPRTAGGTDDPNNLALACPRCNGHKWAATDATDPDTGAVAPLFNPRADVWADHFAWSAAAPGQLVARTPIGRATVARLRMNDPTVVALRVLLADIGLFPEVTGGEDVEARRGADRPAAGGGAVSTSPSGPP; from the coding sequence GTGAGCGTCGTGTCCGACGCCGTCCGGGCCGCCGTCGTCGCCCGCGCCGGCGACCGGTGTGAGTACTGCCGCCTCCCGACCCGCGGGCAGGTCGCCACGTTCCCGGTGGATCACGTCCGCCCGCGCACGGCCGGCGGCACCGACGACCCGAACAACCTGGCGCTGGCCTGCCCGCGCTGCAACGGGCACAAGTGGGCCGCGACCGACGCCACCGACCCGGACACGGGGGCGGTGGCCCCGCTCTTCAACCCGCGGGCCGACGTGTGGGCCGATCATTTCGCGTGGTCGGCCGCCGCGCCCGGTCAGCTCGTCGCCCGCACCCCAATCGGCCGGGCCACCGTCGCCCGCCTCCGGATGAACGACCCGACCGTCGTCGCCCTTCGGGTACTCCTCGCCGACATCGGGCTGTTCCCCGAGGTCACCGGCGGCGAAGACGTAGAAGCGCGGCGAGGTGCCGACCGCCCTGCCGCGGGCGGTGGCGCGGTAAGCACCAGCCCGTCAGGTCCGCCGTGA